Within the Pseudarthrobacter sp. W1I19 genome, the region GCGACGGAAGCCCAGCGCGGAAACGTCATCCCCGTGGAAATCACGGTCTACGAGGACCGTTCCTTCACGTTCATCACCAAGACCCCGCCGGCTGCAGAGCTCATCAAAAAGGCTGCAGGCGTCGCCAAGGGTTCAGCTACCCCGCACACCGTCAAGGTTGCCAAGCTGACCCAGGCCCAGGTCAACGAGATCGCCTCCACGAAGATGGAAGACCTCAACGCCACCAGCCTGGAAGGCGCAGCAAAGATCATCGCCGGCACCGCCCGCTCCATGGGCATCACGGTCGAGGGTTAGTCGTACCCGTAGCCTCTGAACCGGGCTCGGGAAACCGATCACGACGACGGGCGGCACCGCCGGGACACCGGCACCACCAAAATTGAAATGTTGGACATCCGGCACGGATAACGGGTCGGAGCACCAACTGTGGCAGGGCCCAGCGCGGTCCGCAGACCACAACTGCACAAGGAGAAACAAGCAGCATGGCAAAGCGCAGCAAAGCATATGAGGCAGCAGCCGCCAAGATCGACGCGGAGAAGTTCTACGCACCGTTCGAGGCAGTGACGCTGGCCAAGGACACCAACCCGTCCAAGTTCGACGCCACCGTTGAGGTTGCATTCCGCCTCGGCGTGGACCCCCGCAAGGCTGACCAGATGGTCCGCGGCACGGTCAACCTGCCCCACGGCACCGGTAAGACCGCCCGCGTCCTGGTTTTCGCCACGGGTGACAAGGCTGAGGCAGCAATCGCTGCCGGCGCCGACTTCGTTGGTTCCGATGACCTGATCGAAAAGATCGCCGGCGGCTGGACCGACTTCGACGCCGCCGTCGCCACCCCTGACCTCATGGGCAAGGTTGGCCGCCTCGGTAAGGTCCTGGGTCCGCGTAACCTGATGCCGAACCCGAAGACGGGCACCGTGACCCCCGATGTCACCAAGGCCGTCAACGACATCAAGGGTGGAAAGATCGACTTCCGCGTCGACAAGCACTCCAACCTGCACTTCATCATCGGCAAGGTGTCCTTCGACGCCATCAAGCTGGCTGAGAACTACGCGGCAGCTCTGGAAGAGGTGCTTCGCCTGAAGCCGTCCGCTTCCAAGGGCCGCTACATCCAGAAGGCCACGGTTGCCACCACGTTCGGTCCCGGCATCTCCGTCGACCCGAACGTCACCAAGGTTCTCGTCGAGGCCTAAATCCTCGTCTGAAGCTCCTGCCGCGGATTTCTGCGGCAAACAAAACCGCCCGGCACCTGCCGGGCGGTTCTTGTTTTAACTGGCGGTTTCATGTTGCCCGTGGGAACGTATCCAGACGGGGCGGGTTCGACGCCTAAGCTATGGAAATGGGCGAACCGGATCCGCACCCATCCGCAGCGGAAAACGCAGCACTGACCATAGCCGCCGTCGAGGTGCCGCCGGCTGCCGGGTCTGAACCCGGGGGAGCACAACCCAGTGCCGGGTTCCAGGCGTGCCACGCACTGCGGGTGGCCCACGAACTGGCCCTCTGGGGCAACCTTGACCGCTGCCCCACCTTGCCTGAGGCATTGGAGTACTGGCGTGGCAACGACTACGAGGAACGGCACCTCTACCTGGCCCGGCTTGGATCTAAAACCGTGGGGCTGTGTTCGGTGACGCTTCCGTTGCGCGAGAACACCCACACCGCCGGAATTGACGTCCTTATCGCCCCTGCCCATCGCCGCCAGGGCCTGGGCCGTGCTCTCCTGGCCCACGCCGAAGCCGTTGCCAGGGCACGGGGCAGGACCTCCCTGGATGCCTATCATGAGGTACCGCTGCAGGGTCCTGACGGCGGCTCCCTGCTTCCGGCCAAATCAGGGGTGGGCAACCTGCCCGTGAATGATCCGGCCGTCGCCTTCGCTGTTGCCACCGGTTATGAACTGGAGCAGGTGGAACGCTCCAGCCGCCTGGAGCTGCCCGTGCCGCCAGAGGTGCTGGACCGGTTGGAAACCGGGGCCTCAGCGAAGGCCGGGGAGTACACCTTGACCGGCTGGGATGACACCTGCCCCGAGGACCTGGTGCAGGCCTATGCCCGGCTCAAGGCAACCATGAGCACAGACGTTCCCATTGCCGGTCTGGACTGGGAACGCGAGGAGTGGGATACGGCAAGGGTCCATGAGGAGGAGCAGACGCTTCTACGCGGCGGGGTCCAGTCCGCCGTCACTGCTGCAGTGCACCGGACCACGGGAGAACTGGTGGCCTACACCGTCCTGAACTGGCGCCCCGGAGTCCCGGATTCCGTAGCGCAGCAGGACACCCTGGTGACCAAGGAACACCGCGGCCGGCGCCTGGGCATGCTGGTGAAAATAGCAAACCTGCGGCGGGCACAAGCGAGATGGCCGTCGGCGCGTTCGGTCCTGACATGGAATGCCAACGAAAACCAACATATGCTGGCCATAAATATCGCACTTGGATTCAAACCTGCAGGTTATGAAGGCGAGTGGCAGAAACGGCTGGGATGATGCGCCTATGGCAAGAGACGTAAAGATCGAGCAGCTTTGGATTCCCGACTCACTGGACGCGCCGGACGCAGCTGACTTCCTGGCCGCCGTCGAGGTGGGCCGGAAAGTCCGCATGCAGACCTGGGGGAGCGATGACCTCGCCTACGGCCCTTTGGAGAAGCTGCTTGAGTTCCAGGACCCCTACGAGCGGCAGCTCATTCTCGTGGCCAAGGTGGACGGGGAGATAGTGGGCACTGTCGATATTGCCCTGCCCCTCACTGACAACCTGGACCTGGCGGAGTTCACCCTTGACATCCTCCCCGAGTTCCAGCGCCAGGGTGTGGGCCGGCGGCTGCTGCAGGCAGCTGAACAGCTGGCCCGCGAGGAGGGCCGCACCATGATCCTGGTGGACACCAACCACCCGGGCGCGTCCCTGCATGAATTTGAACGTGCCCAGCTGGTCCCCGGCACAGGGCAGGGCTTCGTACCGCTGGAAAGCCGCGAAGTGGAGTTCGCCCAGCGCACCGGTTACACGCTGCAGCACATCGAGCAGTTCAGCTCCTGCACGTTGCCGCTGGACACCAAGCTTGTGGCCGACCTGCAGGCGGAAGCGGATGAGGCCAACAACGGGCGGTACCGGCTGCACCACTGGACGGACCGCTGCCCGGAGCAGTGGCTGGAAGCCGTCGCGGCCTTGGAGAACCTGGCCGGGGCCGACGTCGATCCCGCCTTGGATGCGCCCGTCGAGCAGGAGATGGTGTTCGACGGCGCCATCCTCCGGGAGGCCGAAGAAGTCGCCATTGCCCAGGGCAGGCGGACCGTGGTCACCGCCGTCGAACACCTCGCCACCGGAACCTTGGTGGGCCTGACCACCATCACCGTGCTGGCGCACCGCGCCGACGTCGTCTTCCAGGACGACACCCTTGTCCTGCAGGAACACCGCGGCAACAAGCTGGGCCTGTTGATCAAGGTGGCCAACATGGAGCGGCTCACCGAGCAGTTCCCGGACGCGCGGGTCATCTACACCTGGAACGCCCCGGAGAACCGGTACCTCCTGACGGTGAACAAGCAGCTTGGCTTCCAGACAGCCGGCGTGACCGGCATCTGGCAGAAGGAGCTTCCGCACCTGCACACCAGCACCAGCTGACGCCCCGATTTGGCGCTCTCGTGGCTCTCCCGTAGACTGGGATGACCAAAGACCGTCGGTTGTTGGAAATCCACTCTCTCGAGCATTGCTCAACTCTGCAGTTGTGCGCGGGAGAAGCAGTGGGTTTCTGGACGAAGGACCCTCAACGCAGGGCGGCCGGCGCAGGTGAACGAAGCAAAGCTCCATGGACTGATCCGTGTTGAGCCAAGCCCCGTGCATCTGCGCGGGGCGTTTTTAGTTTTAGCTCTCTTGAGCGGGGACCGTCGCATACCGGCACTATCCCCGGAAGGAGGGTTATGGCAACGCCTACCAAGGTTTCAGCAGTAGCTGAGATCACTAACGATTTCAAGGAATCGAACGCCGCTGTCCTGACCGAATACCGCGGGCTCACCGTTGCACAGCTCAAGCAGCTGCGTGTTTCTCTCGGCCAGGACACCAAGTTCGCGGTCGTCAAGAACACCCTGACCGCCATTGCAGCCAAGGAAGCCGGTGTTGAAGCATTCAACGACCAGCTCTCCGGCCCCACTGCAATCGCGTTCATCAAGGGTGACGCAGTTGCCGCTGCCAAGAGCCTGACGGATTTTGCCAAGACCAACAAGCAGCTTGTCATCAAGACCGGCTACTTCGAGGGCAAGGCTCTGAACGCCAGCGAGGTTGCTGCCCTGGCAGCACTCGAGTCCCGCGAGCTGCAGCTCGCCAAGGTTGCAGGCGTCCTCAAGGCCCCCGCTGCCGCAGCTGCACGCATCATCGACGCACTGCGCCTCAAGCTTGAAGAAGAGAACGGTGCACCGGCAGCTGCCGAGGCGCCCGCCGCTGAAGAAGCACCTGCCGCAGAAGCTGAGGCCCCGGCCGAAGCTCCCGCAGCTGAAGAGAACTAAGACTCTTCACCCCACCAGACTCCGGTGTGATGCCCGGCCCCGCGCCGCAGAACACCACAACAGGAAGGACGCCTACCATGGCGAAGCTCAGCAACGAAGAGCTCATTGAAGCTTTCAAGGAACTGACCATCATCGAGCTCTCCGAGTTCGTCAAGCTCTTCGAAGAGACCTTCGAAGTTACCGCTGCTGCTGTTGCAGTTGCCGGCCCCGCCGGTGGCGCAGCTGCTGAAGAGGTTGAAGAGAAGACCGACTTCGACGTCGTCCTCGAAGCAGCCGGCGACAAGAAGATCGCAGTGATCAAGGAAGTTCGCGCCATCACTTCCCTGGGCCTGAAGGAAGCAAAGGACCTGGTTGACAGCGCTCCCAAGGCTGTCCTCGAAGGTGCTACCAAGGAAGCTGCCGAGAAGGCCAAGGAGCAGCTCGAGGCTGCAGGCGCCACCGTTACCCTCAAGTAACAACGCCTTTTCCTGGGAAAGCCCCGTCCACGTTTGTGGGCGGGGCTTTCCTGCTTTTCCCCACTGAGTCGCCGTTGACGGCGTGAAAAAACGCGGTTTGACGACGCTAACTGTCAGTCAGTTGGGCGGCTCAGGCAGGGTCGCTGATATCCGCGACCACAGCGCCCAGCGCACCGGTGAGGGCATCCGCGTCCACAAAAGCGCTGTAGCCGTGCGCTCCGGCGCCCATCGAGATCCTCCGGCCGGTGATGGTGGCGTCCGCATAGACCGGCCAGCTGTTGGTGCTGCCCAGCGGGGTGATGGTGCCGCGTTCGTAGCCGGTGGCATCCAGCGCCACATCAGCCGGAGGCAGGGAGAGCTTGTTGACGCCCACGAGGGTGCGCAGCTTGGGCCAGGAAATCTGGCGGTCGCCTGGAATCAGCGCGAACAGGAACGAGCCGTCCTTGTGCTTGACTACCAGGGACTTCACAATGTCCGACGGCGTGATCCCCAGGATGCCGGCTGCCTCCTCCAGGCTTTTGGCGGCGGGCCTTTCCACAACCTCGACCTGCAGGCCGCGGGCCTCGGCGTCGGCAAGGAACCTGTCCGTGCCGGTGCCGGGTGCTGTGTTTCCCATCAGTCGCGGTACAGCAGGAGCGCCTCGCCCTGCCCGCCGCCGCCGCACAGCGACACCGCGGCCTTGCCCTTTCCGCGGCGCTTGAGTTCGTGTGCGGCATGGCCTGCCAGGCGCGCGCCGGATGCTCCGATGGGGTGGCCCAGGGCGATGGCCCCGCCATGGATATTGCACTGCTCCAGGGGGTAGTCCAGGTCCTTCAGTGACTGGACCGCCACGGAACCGAAGGCTTCGTTGATTTCGATGAAGTCCAGCTCTGACGTGCTCCAGCCCGCACGCCCCAAAGCGTTCTGGATGGCGTTGGACGGCTGGGAGTGCAATGAATTGTCCGGGCCTGCAACCTGCCCGGGCTTGCCCACAACCGCCAGGTATTCCAGCCCGTGTTCTTCCGCATAGGCCCGGGAGGAGAGGACCAGGGCGGCAGCACCATCTGACAGGGGAGAGGAGTTGCCGGCGGTAATGGTGCCGTCGGTGACGAAGGCCGCGCGGAGTCCGGCCAGCGATTCCACCGAGGTGTTGGGGCGGACGCCCTCGTCGGTGGAGACCACCAGTGGATCCCCCTTGCGCTGCTTGACGCTGATGGGCGCGATTTCGTCGTCGAACGTTCCGTTCTTGGCTGCCAATGCTGCCCTCTGGTGGGACTGTGCGGCCACGTTGTCCTGGGAGGTCCTGTCGATGCCGAGCGTGAGGTTGCGGGTTTCGGTGGACAAGCCCATGGATTGGCCGTCGAACGCATCGGTCAATCCGTCATGGGCCGCCGCGTCCAGTGCCTGGATGGAACCGTATGTCCAGCCCTGCCTGGACCCAGGCAGTAGATGCGGTGCCCGGGTCATGGATTCCTGTCCGCCGGCCACCACCACAGAGGCCTCTCCACCACGGATCATCCGGGCGGCGTCGATGACGGCCGTCAGCCCCGAAAGGCACACCTTGTTCACGGTCACCGCCGGAACGTCCCAGCCGATGCCGGCGCCAATGGAGCTTTGCCGCGCCGGATTCTGCCCGGCACCGGCCTGCAGCACCTGGCCCATGATGACCGCCTCCACCTGGCCGGCGTCCACGCCGCTGGCCTTGAGCGCCGCCTTGATGGCATGCGCCCCGAGGTCGACGGCGGTGAAGCTCGCCAGTTGCCCGTTAATCCGGCCCTGCGGTGTGCGTACTGCTGCGAGAATGACAACATCAGTGTTGTCCGCGGAGTTGCCCATGTTTATCTCTCCCGATCTGATTCCGGTGGTAGGCCACCAAGGCTACCGTGACGCTGCTCACCCAACTATTCAAACGCCCGGGCCAGCACAAGCATTCCTAAGGATGGTTGCTGCGTCCTGCAGCTGGCAGCCGGACCATTGGGCCGCCGTCGTCCTTCTTAGAAGCGGCAGAGGCAAGGCACTGCCGCAGCACCCACTCCGGAGCCGGGAAAACCAGTGCTTGCAATCGGGCCGGATGTGGGGTAGACATGTAGGTTGTTTTGCCGTATCGTAGATATTTGCGTCTTCCCTGTTTACCTTCAGCCTTCATATAGCGGTGGGCTTTCGCCTGGCAGCTGGCAATCAACGTGCCGTCAACAACGTCACAGGATTATCGGCACCGGCCCCGGGTCATATAGCGGAACCGGATGGTAGCACTGCGGAGTCATTCCGCAGGGTGCAGCGGGGGAGATCTGAAAACGCCTGAAGGTCTGTGGAAGGATCCCTCTTGGTCGCCTCGAGCACCTCTAATAACGAAACCGCTAACACCGCCGACAGCACTGATGGTGCCACTCGCCGGCTCTCATTCGCAAAGATTCACGAACCTCTTGACGTTCCGAATCTGCTTGCCCTCCAGACGGACAGCTTCGACTGGCTGGTCGGGAACGAACGCTGGCAGGCACGCGTAGCCAAAGCTGTCGAAGAAAACGATCTCAGCGTCGCCACCACGTCCGGCCTCTCGGACATCTTCGAAGAGATCTCCCCGATCGAGGACTTCCAGGGCACCATGTCCCTGAGCTTCTCCGATCCGGAGTTCGCTGACCCCAAGTACACCATGGCCGAATGCAAGGACCGGGACGCTACGTACTCGGCTCCGCTGTACGTCAAGGCCGAGTTCATGAACAACAACACGGGCGAAATCAAGCAGCAGACCGTGTTCATGGGCGACTTCCCGCTGATGACCGAGAAGGGTACCTTCGTGGTCAACGGCACCGAGCGTGTCGTCGTCTCCCAGCTGGTCCGTTCCCCGGGCGCCTACTTCGAACGCGCCGCTGACAAGACCAGCGACAAGGACATCTTCACCGCGAAGATCATCCCGTCCCGCGGCGCCTGGTTCGAGCTTGAGATCGACAAGCGCGACCAGGTCGGCGTCCGCCTTGACCGCAAGCGCAAGCAGTCCGTCACCGTGCTGCTGAAGGCCCTCGGCTGGACCGAAGGCCAGATCCTCGAAGAGTTCGGCCAGTACGACTCCATGCGGGCAACCCTGGAGAAGGACGCCACCGAGACCCGCGAAGACGCGTTGCTGGACATCTACCGGAAGCTGCGCCCGGGCGAGCCGCCCACCGTCGAGGCTGCCCAGTCCCTGCTGGACAACCTGTACTTCAACTCCAAGCGCTACGATCTGGCCAAGGTTGGCCGTTACAAGATCAACCGCAAGCTTGGCATCGACCGTTCCCTTGGCGACAAGGAAGCTTCGGTCCTGCACGTTGAAGACATCGTTGCCATGATCAAGTTCCTCGTTGCGCTGCACGCCGGCGAGAAGACCATCAAGGGCACCCGCGACGGCCAGGAAGTGGACCTGCGCGTCGAAATCGACGACATCGACCACTTCGGCAACCGCCGCATCCGCGCCGTCGGCGAGCTCATCGAGAACCAGGTCCGCACCGGCCTGTCCCGCATGGAGCGCGTTGTCCGCGAGCGTATGACCACCCAGGACGTCGAGGCCATCACGCCGCAGACCCTGATCAACATCCGCCCCGTGGTGGCAGCCATCAAGGAGTTCTTCGGAACCTCCCAGCTGTCGCAGTTCATGGACCAGAACAACCCGCTCTCGGGCCTGACCCACAAGCGCCGCCTGTCCGCGCTTGGCCCCGGTGGTCTGTCCCGTGACCGCGCCGGCATGGAAGTCCGTGACGTGCACCCGTCCCACTACGGACGCATGTGCCCCATCGAAACCCCTGAAGGCCCGAACATTGGCCTGATCGGTTCGCTGGCATCCTACGGACGCATCAACCCGTTCGGCTTCATCGAGACCCCGTACCGCCTGGTCAAGAACGGCGTCGTTTCCGACGACGTCCAGTACCTGACGGCCGACGACGAGGCTGAGGTGCTGATCGCCCAGGCCAACGCGCCGCTGGACGAGAACAAGAAGTTCGCCGAGGACACCGTCCTGGTCCGTGCCCGTGGTGGTGGAGGCGAGCCCGTCCTCGTTCCGGCCGAGGACGTCGAGTTCATGGACGTTTCCCCGCGCCAGATGGTGTCCGTGGCAACCGCCCTGATCCCGTTCCTCGAGCACGACGACGCCAACCGCGCACTCATGGGTGCCAACATGCAGCGCCAGGCCGTGCCGCTGGTCCGTTCCGAGGCTCCCTTCGTGGGCACCGGCATGGAGCGCGCAGCCGCCGTCGATGCCGGTGACGTTGTCATCGCGAAGAAGGCCGGTGTGGTCACCGAGGTTTCCGCCGAGCTCGTCATCATGCTCAACGACGACGGCACCGAGACCAACTACCGCATCAACAAGTTCGCCCGCTCCAACCAGGGCAACTGCTACAACCACCGTGTCCTGGTGAACGAAGGCCAGCGCCTGGAAGTTGGCGGCATCATCGCCGACGGCCCGGCAACGGACCAGGGCGAGCTCGCCCTCGGCAAGAACCTGCTCGTGGCATTCATGTCATGGGAAGGCCACAACTTCGAGGACGCCATCATCCTCTCGCAGCGCATTGTTGCCGAGGACGTTCTTTCCTCCATCCACATCGAGGAGCACGAGATCGATGCCCGCGACACCAAGCTTGGTGCCGAGGAAATCACCCGTGACATCCCCAACGTGTCCGAGGAAGTCCTGGCAGGCCTGGACGAGCGCGGCATCATCCACATCGGTGCCGAGGTTGAAGCAGGAGACATCCTGGTCGGAAAGGTCACCCCGAAGGGTGAAACCGAACTGACCCCGGAAGAGCGCCTGCTGCGCGCTATCTTCGGTGAGAAGTCCCGCGAAGTCCGCGACACCTCCCTGAAGGTGCCCCACGGCGAGTCCGGCACGGTCATCGGCGTACGCGTCTTCGACCGCGACAACGACGACGAGCTGCCCCCGGGCGTGAACCAGCTGGTCCGCGTCTACGTGGCTGCCAAGCGCAAGATCACCGACGGCGACAAGCTCGCCGGCCGCCACGGCAACAAGGGTGTTATCTCCAAGATCCTCCCCGTTGAGGACATGCCCTTCCTTGCCGACGGCACCCCCGTTGATATCGTCCTGAACCCGCTGGGTGTCCCGGGCCGTATGAACGTGGGACAGGTGCTCGAAACGCACCTCGGCTGGGTTGCCAAGACCGGCTGGAAGATCGAAGGCGAGCCCGAGTGGGTCAAGCAGCTGCCGAACCTGCCGCGCGAGAGTGGCCAGACCACTGTTGCAACGCCGGTGTTCGACGGCGCCCGCGAAGAGGAAATCACGGGCCTGCTGGACTCCACCAACGTGACCCGCGACGGCGAACGCCTGATCAACTCCTCCGGCAAGACCCGCCTGTTCGACGGCCGCTCCGGTGAGCCGTTCCCGGATCCGATCTCGGTCGGCTACATGTACATCCTGAAGCTCCACCACCTGGTGGATGACAAGATCCACGCGCGCTCCACCGGCCCGTACTCCATGATCACGCAGCAGCCGCTGGGTGGTAAGGCACAGTTCGGTGGCCAGCGCTTCGGTGAAATGGAAGTGTGGGCGCTCGAAGCTTACGGCGCGGCCTACACGCTCCAGGAACTCCTCACCATCAAGTCCGATGACATCCATGGCCGCGTGAAGGTCTACGAAGCCATCGTCAAGGGCGAGAACATCCCCGAGCCGGGCGTTCCCGAGTCCTTCAAGGTCTTGATCAAGGAAATGCAGTCGCTGTGCCTGAACGTGGAAGTCCTCTCCACGGACGGAACCACAATTGAAATGCGTGACTCTGATGACGCAGTCTTCACGGCTGCGGAGGAACTGGGTATCGATCTGTCCCGTGCAGAGCCCAGTTCCGTAGAAGAGGTCTAGCAGGTGAGGTACGACGCCGGGTGACCGCCCGCCGTCGTACCTTGCCTCCCTCTTTCCGTAACCAAGGGTGCCTGGTGGTTGAGCTTGTCGAAACCCCGCACCAAGACTTCAGAATTTAGAGAACAAGAGAGAACAGGGACCATATGTCCAGCGAATCCTCCTTCGGCCTCATGCAGATCGGCCTCGCCACCGCGGAAGACATCCGCGGCTGGTCTTACGGCGAGGTTAAGAAGCCGGAAACCATCAACTACCGCACGCTCAAGCCCGAGAAGGACGGCCTCTTCTGCGAGAAGATCTTCGGCCCGTCCCGGGACTGG harbors:
- the rplK gene encoding 50S ribosomal protein L11, whose amino-acid sequence is MAPKKKVTGLIKLQIQAGAANPAPPIGPALGQHGVNIMEFCKAYNAATEAQRGNVIPVEITVYEDRSFTFITKTPPAAELIKKAAGVAKGSATPHTVKVAKLTQAQVNEIASTKMEDLNATSLEGAAKIIAGTARSMGITVEG
- the rplA gene encoding 50S ribosomal protein L1, coding for MAKRSKAYEAAAAKIDAEKFYAPFEAVTLAKDTNPSKFDATVEVAFRLGVDPRKADQMVRGTVNLPHGTGKTARVLVFATGDKAEAAIAAGADFVGSDDLIEKIAGGWTDFDAAVATPDLMGKVGRLGKVLGPRNLMPNPKTGTVTPDVTKAVNDIKGGKIDFRVDKHSNLHFIIGKVSFDAIKLAENYAAALEEVLRLKPSASKGRYIQKATVATTFGPGISVDPNVTKVLVEA
- a CDS encoding GNAT family N-acetyltransferase — protein: MGEPDPHPSAAENAALTIAAVEVPPAAGSEPGGAQPSAGFQACHALRVAHELALWGNLDRCPTLPEALEYWRGNDYEERHLYLARLGSKTVGLCSVTLPLRENTHTAGIDVLIAPAHRRQGLGRALLAHAEAVARARGRTSLDAYHEVPLQGPDGGSLLPAKSGVGNLPVNDPAVAFAVATGYELEQVERSSRLELPVPPEVLDRLETGASAKAGEYTLTGWDDTCPEDLVQAYARLKATMSTDVPIAGLDWEREEWDTARVHEEEQTLLRGGVQSAVTAAVHRTTGELVAYTVLNWRPGVPDSVAQQDTLVTKEHRGRRLGMLVKIANLRRAQARWPSARSVLTWNANENQHMLAINIALGFKPAGYEGEWQKRLG
- a CDS encoding GNAT family N-acetyltransferase yields the protein MARDVKIEQLWIPDSLDAPDAADFLAAVEVGRKVRMQTWGSDDLAYGPLEKLLEFQDPYERQLILVAKVDGEIVGTVDIALPLTDNLDLAEFTLDILPEFQRQGVGRRLLQAAEQLAREEGRTMILVDTNHPGASLHEFERAQLVPGTGQGFVPLESREVEFAQRTGYTLQHIEQFSSCTLPLDTKLVADLQAEADEANNGRYRLHHWTDRCPEQWLEAVAALENLAGADVDPALDAPVEQEMVFDGAILREAEEVAIAQGRRTVVTAVEHLATGTLVGLTTITVLAHRADVVFQDDTLVLQEHRGNKLGLLIKVANMERLTEQFPDARVIYTWNAPENRYLLTVNKQLGFQTAGVTGIWQKELPHLHTSTS
- the rplJ gene encoding 50S ribosomal protein L10; translation: MATPTKVSAVAEITNDFKESNAAVLTEYRGLTVAQLKQLRVSLGQDTKFAVVKNTLTAIAAKEAGVEAFNDQLSGPTAIAFIKGDAVAAAKSLTDFAKTNKQLVIKTGYFEGKALNASEVAALAALESRELQLAKVAGVLKAPAAAAARIIDALRLKLEEENGAPAAAEAPAAEEAPAAEAEAPAEAPAAEEN
- the rplL gene encoding 50S ribosomal protein L7/L12 — encoded protein: MAKLSNEELIEAFKELTIIELSEFVKLFEETFEVTAAAVAVAGPAGGAAAEEVEEKTDFDVVLEAAGDKKIAVIKEVRAITSLGLKEAKDLVDSAPKAVLEGATKEAAEKAKEQLEAAGATVTLK
- a CDS encoding aminoacyl-tRNA deacylase, translated to MGNTAPGTGTDRFLADAEARGLQVEVVERPAAKSLEEAAGILGITPSDIVKSLVVKHKDGSFLFALIPGDRQISWPKLRTLVGVNKLSLPPADVALDATGYERGTITPLGSTNSWPVYADATITGRRISMGAGAHGYSAFVDADALTGALGAVVADISDPA
- a CDS encoding acetyl-CoA C-acetyltransferase, which encodes MGNSADNTDVVILAAVRTPQGRINGQLASFTAVDLGAHAIKAALKASGVDAGQVEAVIMGQVLQAGAGQNPARQSSIGAGIGWDVPAVTVNKVCLSGLTAVIDAARMIRGGEASVVVAGGQESMTRAPHLLPGSRQGWTYGSIQALDAAAHDGLTDAFDGQSMGLSTETRNLTLGIDRTSQDNVAAQSHQRAALAAKNGTFDDEIAPISVKQRKGDPLVVSTDEGVRPNTSVESLAGLRAAFVTDGTITAGNSSPLSDGAAALVLSSRAYAEEHGLEYLAVVGKPGQVAGPDNSLHSQPSNAIQNALGRAGWSTSELDFIEINEAFGSVAVQSLKDLDYPLEQCNIHGGAIALGHPIGASGARLAGHAAHELKRRGKGKAAVSLCGGGGQGEALLLYRD
- the rpoB gene encoding DNA-directed RNA polymerase subunit beta, with the translated sequence MVASSTSNNETANTADSTDGATRRLSFAKIHEPLDVPNLLALQTDSFDWLVGNERWQARVAKAVEENDLSVATTSGLSDIFEEISPIEDFQGTMSLSFSDPEFADPKYTMAECKDRDATYSAPLYVKAEFMNNNTGEIKQQTVFMGDFPLMTEKGTFVVNGTERVVVSQLVRSPGAYFERAADKTSDKDIFTAKIIPSRGAWFELEIDKRDQVGVRLDRKRKQSVTVLLKALGWTEGQILEEFGQYDSMRATLEKDATETREDALLDIYRKLRPGEPPTVEAAQSLLDNLYFNSKRYDLAKVGRYKINRKLGIDRSLGDKEASVLHVEDIVAMIKFLVALHAGEKTIKGTRDGQEVDLRVEIDDIDHFGNRRIRAVGELIENQVRTGLSRMERVVRERMTTQDVEAITPQTLINIRPVVAAIKEFFGTSQLSQFMDQNNPLSGLTHKRRLSALGPGGLSRDRAGMEVRDVHPSHYGRMCPIETPEGPNIGLIGSLASYGRINPFGFIETPYRLVKNGVVSDDVQYLTADDEAEVLIAQANAPLDENKKFAEDTVLVRARGGGGEPVLVPAEDVEFMDVSPRQMVSVATALIPFLEHDDANRALMGANMQRQAVPLVRSEAPFVGTGMERAAAVDAGDVVIAKKAGVVTEVSAELVIMLNDDGTETNYRINKFARSNQGNCYNHRVLVNEGQRLEVGGIIADGPATDQGELALGKNLLVAFMSWEGHNFEDAIILSQRIVAEDVLSSIHIEEHEIDARDTKLGAEEITRDIPNVSEEVLAGLDERGIIHIGAEVEAGDILVGKVTPKGETELTPEERLLRAIFGEKSREVRDTSLKVPHGESGTVIGVRVFDRDNDDELPPGVNQLVRVYVAAKRKITDGDKLAGRHGNKGVISKILPVEDMPFLADGTPVDIVLNPLGVPGRMNVGQVLETHLGWVAKTGWKIEGEPEWVKQLPNLPRESGQTTVATPVFDGAREEEITGLLDSTNVTRDGERLINSSGKTRLFDGRSGEPFPDPISVGYMYILKLHHLVDDKIHARSTGPYSMITQQPLGGKAQFGGQRFGEMEVWALEAYGAAYTLQELLTIKSDDIHGRVKVYEAIVKGENIPEPGVPESFKVLIKEMQSLCLNVEVLSTDGTTIEMRDSDDAVFTAAEELGIDLSRAEPSSVEEV